The nucleotide sequence AACAATAATAAATAATTTGCTCAATCAATAATTTTAAAAATTTATGATTAGTATAGATAAAGTAAAAAAGATCTTAGAAATTATTAGCCTTTTATCAAGAAATAATGGTATAGAAGATTTATTAAGTGGTATAATAAATAATGCTTCAAAGGTAATAGATGCAGAAGCTGCTTCTTTACTTTTGTTTGATAAAAATAAAGAAAATTTGTTTTTTTATATAGCATTAGGGGAAAAGGGAGAACAGGTAAAAGAGTCTTTTAGTTTAAAAAAAGGACAAGGTATAGCAGGATGGGTTGCTTTATATGGGGAACCATTAATAGTTAATGATCCACAAAATGATCCAAGATTTTTCTCTAAAATTTCGGAAGAAATTAACTACAAAACTAGAAATTTATTATGTACCCCTATGAAAATTGATGACAATATCATTGGAGTAATTGAAGTTATTAATAAAATAGATGGACCATTTACAGAAGAGGACAAAGAAATACTACAAGCTTTTTCAAATCAATGTGCAATACTTGTTTTTAATGCTAAAATATTTAATGATTTAATAAAAACAAATATAGCTTTGAAAGATGAGCTGGACAAGGTTAAAGATTCAAGAAAAATAATAGGGGAATCTCCTATCATTAAAGATAAAATAAAATTAGCAGAAATGGTTGCTCATACTGAATCAAATGTTTTGTTACAAGGAGAATCAGGAACTGGGAAAGAACTTTTTGCTGAATTAATTCATTACCTTTCCCCTAGGAAGAATGCTCCATTTGTAAAAGTTAATTGTGCAGCTATACCAGAGAATTTACTTGAATCTGAACTTTTTGGTTATAAGAAAGGAGCTTTTACTGGTGCAGTTAAAGATACAATGGGTAAAATTGAGCTAGCAAATAATGGAACACTTTTTTTAGATGAAATAGGAGAATTACCTTTATCGATTCAAGCTAAATTGCTAAGATTTATTGAAAATAAAGAGATACAAAAATTAGGTGACTCAAACCCTATACCTGTTAATGTAAGAATTATTTCTGCTACTAATAAAGATCTTCCAAAAGTTATTGCAGAGAAAAAATTTAGAGAGGATCTCTATTATAGAATTAATGTTTTCCCTATATATCTTCCTCCTTTAAGAGAAAGAAAAGAAGATATAGAAATTTTAGCTAATTATTTTCTCAAAAAATATTCGATTGAAACAAAAAAGAAAATAAGAGGATTTTCTGAAGAAGCAATTGAGATAATTAAAAATTATACATGGCCTGGAAATGTAAGAGAGCTTGAAAATGTTATTGAAAGAGCTTGTGTTTTAACCAATAGTGATATTATAAATTCAGATGTGCTCCTATTAACAAGTATTGATCCAAAAAATAGCTTTTCAGATATTTTTAAAGAAATGCCTCTAAAAGAAGCAATAAATGTA is from Spirochaetota bacterium and encodes:
- a CDS encoding sigma 54-interacting transcriptional regulator: MISIDKVKKILEIISLLSRNNGIEDLLSGIINNASKVIDAEAASLLLFDKNKENLFFYIALGEKGEQVKESFSLKKGQGIAGWVALYGEPLIVNDPQNDPRFFSKISEEINYKTRNLLCTPMKIDDNIIGVIEVINKIDGPFTEEDKEILQAFSNQCAILVFNAKIFNDLIKTNIALKDELDKVKDSRKIIGESPIIKDKIKLAEMVAHTESNVLLQGESGTGKELFAELIHYLSPRKNAPFVKVNCAAIPENLLESELFGYKKGAFTGAVKDTMGKIELANNGTLFLDEIGELPLSIQAKLLRFIENKEIQKLGDSNPIPVNVRIISATNKDLPKVIAEKKFREDLYYRINVFPIYLPPLRERKEDIEILANYFLKKYSIETKKKIRGFSEEAIEIIKNYTWPGNVRELENVIERACVLTNSDIINSDVLLLTSIDPKNSFSDIFKEMPLKEAINVFKKEYINYLLNKNNWKQTKVAKILDIQRTYLSRLIKELNINKY